CGGGCCGGCTTCCCGAATGCTGTCTCGCGCTCAATCGCCCGCGTCCTTCAAACTCGGACTTTCCGTCAGGCACGCCTCGGCGCGGTCGCCGAAATAAATCCTAATCTCATAGAGACCGTCCATGAACGAACTTTCCATGACGTATCCCAGTTTCTGAAAGACTCCGAAAACCCTTTCGTTCCCAGGGGTGATGTAAGCAACGAACTTCTGGACGCCACGTGCCTTGGCTATTTCTGACAGGTGCTGGATGAGAAAGGACCCGATCCCCTTGCGGCCGTAATCGGGATGCACAGCGAAGTCGATCTCCGCTGTAAGCGTCTCTTCATCCACCACGTAGCGACCAATGGCGATGACCCGCTCCGAATCATGTTCGCCCACGAGCCCCAACACCGTCATTTCGCGGTCGTAGTCCACATTCACCAACTTCTGCGTGTCATGGTGCGGATAGACCTTCATCGTGGAAAGGAACCGGACGTAAGATTCGTCCGGTGGCAGCGAGTAGAAGAATTCCTGCAGAGCCCGTTCGTCGGTGGGCTTGGCGGGGCGGAAAAACACCTGCGTCTGTTCGTCGAAGATTTGCCGGATTTCCCAGCGGTCCGGATACACGGCCTTCGCGGCGCTCACCTGAACCAACTCGCGCCTGAGGTATTTGAGCCTGTACGCAGCCCGCATCAGGTCCTCACGGTGGTCGGGATGAGCGATCCCGATCAAAGCCAGGGCCCTTTCTCTAAGACTTTTCCCCTGCAAGTAGGCGGCCCCGTATTCAGTCACCACGTATTCCACACCCCCGCGGGTCGTCACCACGCCGCTTCCTTCCGTGAGCGCCGGAAGAATCCGGGAACGCCCGTCCTCTAAGCTGGTGGAAGGAAGCATCACGATGGCCTTCCCTCCCCTGGAATTACGTGCACCTCGAAGGAAATCGACGGCACCTCCCACCCCGCTGTAGATCTTGTATCCCTGGGAATCGGAACATACCTGGCCGGTCAAATCCACTTCAAGAGCCGAATTGAAGGTGACCATTTTTTCATTTTGAGAAATTACCAAATAATTGTTCGTGTATTCGATGGGATAAAACGCCACCATGGGGTTATTGTGCACAAAATCGTACAGGTCGCGGGTTCCCAGGCAGAAACTGGCCACGATCTTTCCCGGATGAAGCGTTTTTCGGGCATTGGTGATGACGCCCTTTTCGACCAGGTAAAGGTAGGGGTCGGTTAGCATGTCCGAGTGAACGCCGAGGTCTTTTTTTTCTTCAAGGGCGTAAAGCACCGCGCTGGGAATACTTCCTATGCCCACTCGCAAGGTGGAACCGTCCTCGACGAGTTTCGCCACCTGGGCTCCGATGGCTTGGGCCACCGGGTTGACTTCCGGGGAGTGCATTTCGAGAAGCGGTTCCTCGTATTCGATAAAAGCATCGATGTCTCGAACATGAATGAACGAATCGCCCAGGGTTCTCGGCATTTGCGGATTGATCTGAGCGATGACGTACCCGGCG
This is a stretch of genomic DNA from Desulfoglaeba alkanexedens ALDC. It encodes these proteins:
- a CDS encoding bifunctional acetyl-CoA hydrolase/transferase family protein/GNAT family N-acetyltransferase — translated: MMNQKEQQTRETVLKPEGKAASWQDLLQAKISTTRKAFRRLGRGHRVFIGSGCGEPQHLVAALEEIIPKLADLEILHILSLGRRRFVDDLCHDQCRLKSFFVAAATREAVAEGRADYTPINLGDVPGLFKAGIMPIDVALIQVSPPDSHGFCSFGIAVDIVKAAAENAGYVIAQINPQMPRTLGDSFIHVRDIDAFIEYEEPLLEMHSPEVNPVAQAIGAQVAKLVEDGSTLRVGIGSIPSAVLYALEEKKDLGVHSDMLTDPYLYLVEKGVITNARKTLHPGKIVASFCLGTRDLYDFVHNNPMVAFYPIEYTNNYLVISQNEKMVTFNSALEVDLTGQVCSDSQGYKIYSGVGGAVDFLRGARNSRGGKAIVMLPSTSLEDGRSRILPALTEGSGVVTTRGGVEYVVTEYGAAYLQGKSLRERALALIGIAHPDHREDLMRAAYRLKYLRRELVQVSAAKAVYPDRWEIRQIFDEQTQVFFRPAKPTDERALQEFFYSLPPDESYVRFLSTMKVYPHHDTQKLVNVDYDREMTVLGLVGEHDSERVIAIGRYVVDEETLTAEIDFAVHPDYGRKGIGSFLIQHLSEIAKARGVQKFVAYITPGNERVFGVFQKLGYVMESSFMDGLYEIRIYFGDRAEACLTESPSLKDAGD